Proteins from a single region of Apium graveolens cultivar Ventura chromosome 7, ASM990537v1, whole genome shotgun sequence:
- the LOC141671901 gene encoding disease resistance protein RPP13-like, whose product MVDAIVYYAIEKLGEFIAQEVNIRIGVKENVRWLKDELGYLQSAVRHAESRQEDELIRNWVNNVRDVANDAVTILSNFNALQQIYAAPKHGILRRVRARGRRFEREVALSDIGRAIESLQDRIVLIKKRRTEYRIDNILATPNVQQKQRTLLRTTAIDNQVDVVGLEDHFRTLKLQLDSEDLSLKVISIHGMGGLGKTSLATKLYNSSELRNFDTRAKVCVSNEYNIKDVLKRIIKSLMGPEHGQHLSTMDEHDLLQYLKKLLQDGGRYLALIDDIWDVKVWNQIKIAFPNQKNGSRIIVTTQNKKVAEMVDDKCFVHQLRFLTEEESWQLFCQRAEPTTDDLKKLGREMVGKCRGLPLAIVILSGLLLHNKSYSHWSNVKQNMWRQLKEGGSMRIGEILSLSYIELSPQMRDCFLYLARYPEDHVIYSDELKLLWIAEEFISGADQGGVVMEDLAEDYLNELINRNLLEIDRLRLNGQVLTCRVHDLVRDLALNKAKEHKLLFVFDSGKHDPDLINLLDGQSRHVIHTELGEYLNLLERGFESGYDASNLRSLALVNYFSEIRETKLYNKFKNLKVLDMRSVESERIPEEIGDLVLLKYLGLMGGENYSIIPIKIPPSIGKLKKLQTLHGSWTREYTVPTEISELHELRCVDFKISGSLKIGNHQKKLHTLCIIQYKEWMKIDTVNLTNLHALSVQDKKGDYGYYTLESMANITCLQTFSLSFSYVEIPTLKPLSSCNRLKSVNLMGTLKDPWELCYLPNSVTDLSLDTSEFREDPVPTLGSLSNLTALELINVYKGNKMVCRPNAFPCLEILKLLFFSNLEELEVGDGAFPSLKKFQTLECRKLKKIPVQLERCWWASANFS is encoded by the coding sequence ATGGTTGATGCAATCGTATATTATGCAATCGAAAAGCTCGGTGAATTTATAGCACAAGAAGTTAACATTCGAATTGGAGTGAAAGAGAATGTAAGGTGGCTCAAAGATGAATTAGGCTACCTCCAATCTGCAGTACGACATGCTGAGTCGAGGCAGGAAGATGAGCTAATCCGCAACTGGGTGAACAACGTCAGAGATGTTGCCAATGATGCAGTAACTATCCTGAGCAATTTTAATGCTCTCCAACAAATATATGCAGCTCCAAAACACGGTATCTTGCGGCGTGTTCGGGCCCGGGGTCGCAGGTTCGAGAGAGAAGTAGCGCTTTCTGATATTGGCAGGGCTATCGAGTCACTCCAGGATAGGATTGTTTTGATCAAGAAGAGGCGAACTGAGTACCGTATTGACAACATCCTAGCCACTCCAAACGTGCAGCAGAAACAAAGAACATTATTAAGAACAACTGCAATTGATAACCAGGTGGATGTGGTTGGTTTGGAGGACCATTTTAGGACTCTGAAGCTTCAACTTGATAGCGAGGATCTCTCTCTCAAAGTCATTTCAATTCACGGAATGGGGGGCTTGGGCAAGACTTCACTTGCCACAAAGTTGTACAACTCTAGCGAGTTGAGAAATTTTGACACTCGTGCTAAGGTCTGTGTGTCCAACGAATATAACATTAAAGATGTTCTGAAAAGAATAATAAAGTCTCTAATGGGACCTGAGCACGGACAACATTTGTCAACCATGGATGAGCATGATTTGCTGCAGTACCTGAAAAAGTTACTTCAAGATGGAGGCCGCTATTTGGCGTTGATTGATGATATATGGGATGTAAAGGTATGGAACCAGATTAAAATTGCATTTCCAAATCAAAAGAATGGTAGTAGAATCATCGTGACTACACAAAACAAAAAAGTTGCAGAGATGGTAGATGACAAATGTTTTGTGCATCAACTTCGTTTTCTAACGGAAGAAGAGAGCTGGCAATTGTTCTGTCAGAGAGCAGAACCAACAACAGACGATTTAAAGAAATTAGGAAGGGAGATGGTTGGTAAATGTCGAGGTTTACCACTTGCAATTGTGATACTGAGCGGCCTATTATTGCACAACAAGAGCTATAGTCATTGGTCAAATGTGAAGCAGAATATGTGGAGACAATTGAAGGAAGGTGGCTCTATGCGGATTGGAGAAATACTGAGCTTGAGTTATATCGAATTGTCTCCTCAAATGAGGGACTGTTTTCTCTATCTTGCAAGGTACCCGGAAGACCATGTGATTTACTCAGACGAGTTAAAGCTTCTATGGATTGCAGAGGAATTTATATCAGGAGCTGATCAAGGAGGAGTAGTCATGGAGGACTTGGCTGAAGATTATTTGAATGAGCTAATTAATCGCAATTTGCTTGAGATTGACAGATTGCGATTGAACGGACAAGTTCTGACTTGTCGGGTGCACGATCTTGTACGTGATCTTGCCTTAAATAAAGCAAAGGAGCACAAGCTGTTGTTTGTTTTCGACTCAGGAAAACACGATCCAGATCTCATCAATTTGTTGGACGGACAGTCGCGTCATGTCATTCATACTGAATTAGGTGAGTACTTGAACTTACTTGAACGTGGATTTGAAAGTGGATATGATGCTTCAAATTTGCGTTCATTGGCACTAGTAAATTATTTCAGTGAAATAAGAGAAACGAAGTTGTACAACAAATTTAAAAATCTAAAAGTCCTAGATATGAGAAGTGTCGAATCAGAGAGGATACCAGAAGAAATAGGAGATTTAGTTCTTTTGAAGTACTTGGGCTTAATGGGCGGTGAGAACTATTCTATAATACCTATAAAGATTCCGCCAAGTATAGGCAAGCTGAAAAAGCTACAAACTTTGCACGGTTCTTGGACCAGAGAGTATACAGTTCCTACAGAGATATCTGAGTTGCATGAGTTGAGGTGTGTAGACTTCAAAATTAGTGGGAGTTTGAAAATAGGTAACCACCAAAAAAAGTTGCACACTCTCTGTATTATACAGTATAAGGAATGGATGAAGATTGATACTGTTAATCTCACCAACCTCCATGCACTGTCAGTTCAAGATAAAAAAGGAGATTATGGTTACTACACTTTGGAGTCCATGGCTAATATAACATGTCTGCAAACATTCAGCCTATCCTTTAGTTATGTTGAGATTCCAACACTGAAACCACTCTCGTCTTGCAATCGTCTCAAGAGCGTCAACTTAATGGGTACTCTGAAAGATCCATGGGAACTATGTTATTTGCCTAATTCAGTCACGGATTTAAGTCTAGACACTAGCGAGTTTAGAGAAGATCCAGTTCCCACTCTGGGAAGTTTGTCGAATCTTACAGCTCTCGAGTTGATTAATGTGTACAAGGGAAACAAAATGGTTTGCCGTCCCAACGCGTTTCCATGTCTTGAAATTTTGAAACTACTGTTCTTCTCCAATCTGGAAGAACTGGAAGTTGGGGACGGAGCTTTCCCTTCTCTCAAAAAATTTCAAACATTGGAATGCAGAAAACTGAAGAAGATTCCCGTACAACTAGAACGTTGCTGGTGGGCGTCAGCCAATTTTTCATAG